From a single Syngnathus scovelli strain Florida chromosome 2, RoL_Ssco_1.2, whole genome shotgun sequence genomic region:
- the LOC125989268 gene encoding sodium- and chloride-dependent creatine transporter 1-like isoform X1, which yields MEAGDLSEGEAGGSIHNALVPGVSSVRGEGRDAATPLSQESGSSEPRVAERETWTRQMDFIMACVGFAVGLGNVWRFPYLCYKNGGGVFLIPYLLMVFIGGIPVFFLEVALGQFMKQGGLSAWNIVPLFKGLGLASMVIVFFCNTYYIMILVWGLYFLFHSFTNPLPWATCGHTWNTVHCTVNFSNNCHNISVNSSAAQDVSPNQSLLNDSCVKTEGMRSPVIEFWEHKVLHLSSGLHEPGSINYEVAVCLLATWIIVYFCIWKGIKSTGKIVYFTALFPYVVLVILLGHSASLPGAFDGIVYYLKPDWSKLGEAQVWIDAGTQIFFSYAIGLGALTALGSYNRFYYNCYKDAFVLALINSGTSFFAGFVVFTVLGFMATEQGVDISEVAESGPGLAFIAYPKAVTLMPLAPFWAALFFFMLLVLGLDSQFVGIEGFITGIMDMLLPKPSFGTLRREMVAAICCFICMIIDLSMITEGGMYVFQLFDYYSASGITLLWQAFWECVVIAWVYGADRFMGDVARMIGYHPFPYMKWCWSYITPLVCMGVFLYHLMNYQRLTYNKLYVYPWWGELLGWTLALSSMLCIPLTAVYKLLRANGSFRERWKRLITPRWGRHHLEYLTAENEGMPLRKGSKNDVEHCIVNGDEQPALWDQL from the exons ATGGAAGCGGGAGACCTGTCTGAAGGAGAGGCTGGGGGATCAATTCATAATGCCCTTGTGCCTGGAGTGAGCTCAGTACGCGGTGAGGGTCGAGATGCTGCTACACCCCTGAGCCAGGAGAGCGGTTCATCGGAACCAAGAGTTGCAGAGAGAGAAACCTGGACCAGACAGATGGACTTCATCatggcctgcgtgggttttgctGTAGGCTTGGGCAACGTGTGGCGCTTTCCTTACCTTTGCTACAAGAACGGAGGAG GTGTGTTTCTCATCCCCTACTTGCTAATGGTGTTCATCGGGGGCATCCCTGTTTTCTTCCTGGAAGTTGCATTGGGCCAGTTCATGAAGCAGGGAGGGCTTTCCGCCTGGAACATCGTGCCTCTTTTCAAAG GTCTGGGCTTGGCGTCTATGGTGATTGTGTTTTTCTGCAATACCTACTACATCATGATTTTGGTGTGGGGCCtctactttctcttccactctTTCACCAACCCGCTGCCGTGGGCCACCTGCGGACACACTTGGAACACCGTCCACTGCACAGTCAACTTCAGCAACAATTGCCACAACATCAGCGTGAACTCATCTGCTGCTCAAGACGTGTCCCCGAATCAGTCACTCCTGAACGACAGCTGCGTGAAGACGGAAGGCATGCGCTCCCCAGTCATCGAGTTCTGGGA GCATAAAGTTCTCCATCTGTCTAGCGGGCTTCATGAGCCAGGGAGCATCAACTACGAGGTGGCGGTCTGTCTCCTTGCCACCTGGATCATTGTTTACTTCTGCATATGGAAGGGAATTAAAAGCACAGGGAAG ATTGTATATTTCACGGCTCTGTTCCCGTACGTGGTTTTGGTTATTCTTTTGGGGCATAGTGCTTCCCTACCTGGAGCCTTTGATGGGATTGTATACTACCTGAAACCAGATTGGTCCAAACTAGGAGAAGCACAG GTGTGGATTGATGCTGGAACCCAGATTTTCTTCTCCTATGCCATCGGACTGGGTGCCCTGACGGCACTGGGCAGCTACAACCGCTTCTATTACAACTGTTACAA GGATGCGTTTGTGTTGGCGCTCATTAACAGCGGAACCAGCTTCTTTGCAGGCTTTGTCGTTTTCACTGTGTTGGGCTTCATGGCTACAGAACAAGGTGTGGACATCAGTGAGGTAGCTGAGAGTG GACCCGGCCTGGCGTTTATAGCCTACCCAAAGGCTGTGACTTTGATGCCTCTGGCTCCATTCTGGGCAGCACTCTTTTTCTTTATGTTACTTGTACTTGGCTTGGACAGTCAG tTTGTTGGGATAGAAGGTTTCATAACCGGAATAATGGACATGCTTCTTCCTAAACCCTCCTTTGGCACATTGCGGCGAGAGATGGTAGCCGCCATTTGCTGTTTCATCTGCATGATCATTGACTTGTCCATGATCACAGAG GGAGGGATGTATGTCTTCCAGTTGTTTGACTACTACTCTGCCAGTGGGATCACTCTGCTGTGGCAAGCTTTCTGGGAATGTGTGGTAATTGCGTGGGTCTATG GCGCAGACCGTTTCATGGGTGACGTGGCTCGCATGATCGGCTATCATCCCTTTCCGTACATGAAGTGGTGCTGGTCCTACATCACACCCCTTGTCTGCATG GGAGTGTTTCTATATCATTTGATGAACTATCAGCGCCTAACCTACAACAAGTTGTACGTATACCCGTGGTGGGGTGAATTGTTGGGCTGGACATTGGCCCTTTCCTCCATGCTTTGCATCCCACTCACTGCTGTGTACAAACTGCTGCGTGCCAACGGATCATTTCGGGAG CGATGGAAACGCCTCATAACCCCACGATGGGGCAGACATCATCTGGAGTATCTTACCGCGGAGAACGAAGGCATGCCGCTGCGGAAAGGATCCAAGAAC GATGTGGAGCACTGCATCGTGAATGGTGACGAACAACCTGCTCTTTGGGATCAACTCTGA
- the LOC125989268 gene encoding sodium- and chloride-dependent creatine transporter 1-like isoform X2 has product MEAGDLSEGEAGGSIHNALVPGVSSVRGEGRDAATPLSQESGSSEPRVAERETWTRQMDFIMACVGFAVGLGNVWRFPYLCYKNGGGVFLIPYLLMVFIGGIPVFFLEVALGQFMKQGGLSAWNIVPLFKGLGLASMVIVFFCNTYYIMILVWGLYFLFHSFTNPLPWATCGHTWNTVHCTVNFSNNCHNISVNSSAAQDVSPNQSLLNDSCVKTEGMRSPVIEFWEHKVLHLSSGLHEPGSINYEVAVCLLATWIIVYFCIWKGIKSTGKIVYFTALFPYVVLVILLGHSASLPGAFDGIVYYLKPDWSKLGEAQVWIDAGTQIFFSYAIGLGALTALGSYNRFYYNCYKDAFVLALINSGTSFFAGFVVFTVLGFMATEQGVDISEVAESGPGLAFIAYPKAVTLMPLAPFWAALFFFMLLVLGLDSQFVGIEGFITGIMDMLLPKPSFGTLRREMVAAICCFICMIIDLSMITEGGMYVFQLFDYYSASGITLLWQAFWECVVIAWVYGADRFMGDVARMIGYHPFPYMKWCWSYITPLVCMGVFLYHLMNYQRLTYNKLYVYPWWGELLGWTLALSSMLCIPLTAVYKLLRANGSFRERWKRLITPRWGRHHLEYLTAENEGMPLRKGSKNVRISEA; this is encoded by the exons ATGGAAGCGGGAGACCTGTCTGAAGGAGAGGCTGGGGGATCAATTCATAATGCCCTTGTGCCTGGAGTGAGCTCAGTACGCGGTGAGGGTCGAGATGCTGCTACACCCCTGAGCCAGGAGAGCGGTTCATCGGAACCAAGAGTTGCAGAGAGAGAAACCTGGACCAGACAGATGGACTTCATCatggcctgcgtgggttttgctGTAGGCTTGGGCAACGTGTGGCGCTTTCCTTACCTTTGCTACAAGAACGGAGGAG GTGTGTTTCTCATCCCCTACTTGCTAATGGTGTTCATCGGGGGCATCCCTGTTTTCTTCCTGGAAGTTGCATTGGGCCAGTTCATGAAGCAGGGAGGGCTTTCCGCCTGGAACATCGTGCCTCTTTTCAAAG GTCTGGGCTTGGCGTCTATGGTGATTGTGTTTTTCTGCAATACCTACTACATCATGATTTTGGTGTGGGGCCtctactttctcttccactctTTCACCAACCCGCTGCCGTGGGCCACCTGCGGACACACTTGGAACACCGTCCACTGCACAGTCAACTTCAGCAACAATTGCCACAACATCAGCGTGAACTCATCTGCTGCTCAAGACGTGTCCCCGAATCAGTCACTCCTGAACGACAGCTGCGTGAAGACGGAAGGCATGCGCTCCCCAGTCATCGAGTTCTGGGA GCATAAAGTTCTCCATCTGTCTAGCGGGCTTCATGAGCCAGGGAGCATCAACTACGAGGTGGCGGTCTGTCTCCTTGCCACCTGGATCATTGTTTACTTCTGCATATGGAAGGGAATTAAAAGCACAGGGAAG ATTGTATATTTCACGGCTCTGTTCCCGTACGTGGTTTTGGTTATTCTTTTGGGGCATAGTGCTTCCCTACCTGGAGCCTTTGATGGGATTGTATACTACCTGAAACCAGATTGGTCCAAACTAGGAGAAGCACAG GTGTGGATTGATGCTGGAACCCAGATTTTCTTCTCCTATGCCATCGGACTGGGTGCCCTGACGGCACTGGGCAGCTACAACCGCTTCTATTACAACTGTTACAA GGATGCGTTTGTGTTGGCGCTCATTAACAGCGGAACCAGCTTCTTTGCAGGCTTTGTCGTTTTCACTGTGTTGGGCTTCATGGCTACAGAACAAGGTGTGGACATCAGTGAGGTAGCTGAGAGTG GACCCGGCCTGGCGTTTATAGCCTACCCAAAGGCTGTGACTTTGATGCCTCTGGCTCCATTCTGGGCAGCACTCTTTTTCTTTATGTTACTTGTACTTGGCTTGGACAGTCAG tTTGTTGGGATAGAAGGTTTCATAACCGGAATAATGGACATGCTTCTTCCTAAACCCTCCTTTGGCACATTGCGGCGAGAGATGGTAGCCGCCATTTGCTGTTTCATCTGCATGATCATTGACTTGTCCATGATCACAGAG GGAGGGATGTATGTCTTCCAGTTGTTTGACTACTACTCTGCCAGTGGGATCACTCTGCTGTGGCAAGCTTTCTGGGAATGTGTGGTAATTGCGTGGGTCTATG GCGCAGACCGTTTCATGGGTGACGTGGCTCGCATGATCGGCTATCATCCCTTTCCGTACATGAAGTGGTGCTGGTCCTACATCACACCCCTTGTCTGCATG GGAGTGTTTCTATATCATTTGATGAACTATCAGCGCCTAACCTACAACAAGTTGTACGTATACCCGTGGTGGGGTGAATTGTTGGGCTGGACATTGGCCCTTTCCTCCATGCTTTGCATCCCACTCACTGCTGTGTACAAACTGCTGCGTGCCAACGGATCATTTCGGGAG CGATGGAAACGCCTCATAACCCCACGATGGGGCAGACATCATCTGGAGTATCTTACCGCGGAGAACGAAGGCATGCCGCTGCGGAAAGGATCCAAGAACGTTCGTATCTCAGAAGCGTAA
- the LOC125989266 gene encoding solute carrier family 26 member 6-like isoform X1, producing the protein MEERNCSLVEYSVQRQVLNEVSLDELAQKGVWSTKPTFSERLKGSMRCSVPRAKQVLMNWVPVLEWLPKYAIRENAMGDLIAGCSVGIMHLPQGMAYALLASLRPVFGLYTSLYPVLVYFIFGTSRHISIGTFAVISIMIGTVTERLAPDSNFLVNATNGTGSVNINERDAYRVQIASSLTVLAGLFQILLGVVRFGFVVTYLSEPLVRGYTTGSACHVLCSQLKYLFGVTPARFSGPFSLIYTLVEICRLLPQTVVPELVVSLVALSILIVIKELNQYYRQKLPLPIPIELIMIIAATIITHFCGLATKYNIDVVGEIPSGLNAPRAPDVTLFSALIGDAFAIAIVGYAINISLGKTFALKHGYKVDSNQELVALGLSNTIGGCFQCYSVTSSLSRSLIQESTGGRTQVAGLISSIIVLITVLKIGSLFEALPKAVLSTIVFVNLKGMFKQFSDVPMLFKTNKVDLLVWLVTFTSTILLNLDLGLAVSIAFSMLTVIFRTQLPRYSILGQVPATNLYLDVDTYKEAKEIPGIKIFHSSATIYYTNAEMYLEALQEKSGIQIGKLLAAKKKQDATLKQQEKKSHKNEAKHQQSASNLSNNTFSLEEIKITAAPKENFKHGIPFTTESAVNGFGKGHVNQAYQSDTMSDSNCDMGRSQYYDSNALASKESHDKKGLTDAQVPHSIILDLSTTNFVDSVAVKTLKNIFQNLTDIGVGVYLAGCQGQWSSKQIYQHTLLTKH; encoded by the exons ATGGAGGAGAGGAACTGCTCTTTGGTGGAGTATTCGGTACAGCGACAAGTTTTGAATGAGGTATCCCTGGATGAGTTGGCGCAAAAAGGGGTATGGTCTACAAAGCCAACCTTCAGTGAACGTCTCAAAGGCTCCATGAG GTGCTCTGTGCCCCGTGCCAAACAAGTTTTGATGAACTGGGTGCCCGTTCTTGAATGGCTGCCTAAATACGCCATCAGAGAGAATGCAATGGGGGACCTGATCGCCGGCTGCAGCGTGGGCATCATGCATTTACCACAAG GCATGGCGTATGCTCTTCTGGCTTCTCTGAGGCCAGTGTTTGGCTTGTACACCTCGCTCTACCCGGTTCTGGTCTACTTCATCTTCGGCACTTCTAGACACATCTCAATCG GTACCTTTGCAGTGATCAGTATCATGATCGGGACTGTGACCGAGCGGTTGGCTCCTGATAGTAACTTCCTTGTTAATGCTACAAATGGGACAGGAAGTGTAAATATCAACGAACGGGATGCTTACAGAGTGCAGATAGCCAGCTCGCTCACAGTCCTAGCAGGATTGTTTCAG ATCCTGTTGGGTGTGGTGAGGTTTGGTTTCGTGGTCACCTACTTGTCTGAGCCGCTGGTTCGAGGATACACTACAGGATCAGCGTGCCATGTGTTGTGCTCCCAGCTCAAATATTTGTTTGGGGTCACTCCAGCTCGCTTCTCCGGTCCATTCTCTCTCATTTAC ACTCTGGTGGAAATATGCCGCTTGCTACCCCAGACGGTGGTACCGGAGCtggtggtgagtctggtggcccTCTCCATTCTCATTGTGATCAAAGAGCTCAATCAATACTACAGGCAGAAGCTGCCCCTGCCTATTCCCATAGAACTCATCATG ATCATTGCAGCAACAATCATCACTCATTTTTGCGGCCTTGCTACAAAATACAACATTGATGTTGTCGGTGAGATCCCAAGTGG GCTTAATGCCCCCCGAGCTCCAGATGTGACGCTGTTCTCGGCATTGATCGGTGACGCTTTTGCCATCGCCATTGTGGGCTATGCCATCAACATTTCTCTTGGTAAAACGTTTGCCCTCAAGCATGGCTACAAAGTGGATAGCAACCAG GAGCTGGTTGCTCTCGGACTTAGCAACACCATCGGCGGCTGTTTTCAGTGTTATTCCGTGACTTCTTCCctgtcgcggagcctcattcaggAGAGTACTGGGGGAAGAACACAA GTCGCAGGACTGATTTCTTCCATCATTGTTCTGATTACGGTCTTAAAAATTGGATCTCTTTTTGAAGCTCTCCCAAAG GCTGTCTTATCCACAATAGTGTTTGTGAACTTAAAAGGAATGTTTAAGCAGTTCTCTGATGTGCCTATGCTGTTCAAGACCAACAAGGTTGACTTG CTTGTGTGGCTGGTAACATTCACATCCACCATTCTACTCAACTTGGACCTGGGTTTGGCTGTCTCCATTGCCTTTTCTATGCTGACGGTTATCTTCCGAACCCAGCT ACCACGCTATTCAATCTTGGGCCAAGTACCAGCCACCAATTTATATCTGGATGTAGACACATACAAAGAG GCTAAAGAGATTCCCGGAATCAAAATTTTTCATTCTTCCGCAACTATCTATTACACCAATGCTGAGATGTACTTGGAGGCCTTACAAGAGAAG AGCGGCATTCAAATTGGAAAACTGCTGGcagcaaagaaaaaacaagATGCAACGCTGAAGCAGCAGGAGAAAAAGTCACACAAGAATGAAGCAAAGCATCAA caGAGTGCCAGTAATCTGTCCAATAACACATTCTCCTTGGAAGAGATCAAAATCACTGCAGCACCTAAAGAGAATTTTAAGCATGGTATACCCTTCACGACCGAATCTGCAGTGAATGGATTTGGTAAAGGCCACGTGAACCAGGCCTACCAATCCGACACAATGTCCGACTCCAATTGTGACATGGGAAGGTCGCAGTATTATGACAGCAACGCGCTGGCTTCGAAAGAGAGCCATGACAAGAAAGGACTCACCGATGCGCAGGTTCCTCACAGCATCATCTTGGACCTCTCAACAACTAACTTTGTGGACAGCGTCGCCGTGAAGACCTTGAAAAAC ATTTTCCAGAACCTAACAGATATTGGTGTAGGAGTTTACCTCGCTGGCTGCCAAGGTCAGTGGTCCTCCAAACAAATCTACCAACACACATTACTCACAAAACATTAG
- the LOC125989266 gene encoding solute carrier family 26 member 6-like isoform X2, protein MEERNCSLVEYSVQRQVLNEVSLDELAQKGVWSTKPTFSERLKGSMRCSVPRAKQVLMNWVPVLEWLPKYAIRENAMGDLIAGCSVGIMHLPQGMAYALLASLRPVFGLYTSLYPVLVYFIFGTSRHISIGTFAVISIMIGTVTERLAPDSNFLVNATNGTGSVNINERDAYRVQIASSLTVLAGLFQILLGVVRFGFVVTYLSEPLVRGYTTGSACHVLCSQLKYLFGVTPARFSGPFSLIYTLVEICRLLPQTVVPELVVSLVALSILIVIKELNQYYRQKLPLPIPIELIMIIAATIITHFCGLATKYNIDVVGEIPSGLNAPRAPDVTLFSALIGDAFAIAIVGYAINISLGKTFALKHGYKVDSNQELVALGLSNTIGGCFQCYSVTSSLSRSLIQESTGGRTQVAGLISSIIVLITVLKIGSLFEALPKAVLSTIVFVNLKGMFKQFSDVPMLFKTNKVDLLVWLVTFTSTILLNLDLGLAVSIAFSMLTVIFRTQLPRYSILGQVPATNLYLDVDTYKEAKEIPGIKIFHSSATIYYTNAEMYLEALQEKSGIQIGKLLAAKKKQDATLKQQEKKSHKNEAKHQQSASNLSNNTFSLEEIKITAAPKENFKHGIPFTTESAVNGFGKGHVNQAYQSDTMSDSNCDMGRSQYYDSNALASKESHDKKGLTDAQVPHSIILDLSTTNFVDSVAVKTLKNVLRFSRT, encoded by the exons ATGGAGGAGAGGAACTGCTCTTTGGTGGAGTATTCGGTACAGCGACAAGTTTTGAATGAGGTATCCCTGGATGAGTTGGCGCAAAAAGGGGTATGGTCTACAAAGCCAACCTTCAGTGAACGTCTCAAAGGCTCCATGAG GTGCTCTGTGCCCCGTGCCAAACAAGTTTTGATGAACTGGGTGCCCGTTCTTGAATGGCTGCCTAAATACGCCATCAGAGAGAATGCAATGGGGGACCTGATCGCCGGCTGCAGCGTGGGCATCATGCATTTACCACAAG GCATGGCGTATGCTCTTCTGGCTTCTCTGAGGCCAGTGTTTGGCTTGTACACCTCGCTCTACCCGGTTCTGGTCTACTTCATCTTCGGCACTTCTAGACACATCTCAATCG GTACCTTTGCAGTGATCAGTATCATGATCGGGACTGTGACCGAGCGGTTGGCTCCTGATAGTAACTTCCTTGTTAATGCTACAAATGGGACAGGAAGTGTAAATATCAACGAACGGGATGCTTACAGAGTGCAGATAGCCAGCTCGCTCACAGTCCTAGCAGGATTGTTTCAG ATCCTGTTGGGTGTGGTGAGGTTTGGTTTCGTGGTCACCTACTTGTCTGAGCCGCTGGTTCGAGGATACACTACAGGATCAGCGTGCCATGTGTTGTGCTCCCAGCTCAAATATTTGTTTGGGGTCACTCCAGCTCGCTTCTCCGGTCCATTCTCTCTCATTTAC ACTCTGGTGGAAATATGCCGCTTGCTACCCCAGACGGTGGTACCGGAGCtggtggtgagtctggtggcccTCTCCATTCTCATTGTGATCAAAGAGCTCAATCAATACTACAGGCAGAAGCTGCCCCTGCCTATTCCCATAGAACTCATCATG ATCATTGCAGCAACAATCATCACTCATTTTTGCGGCCTTGCTACAAAATACAACATTGATGTTGTCGGTGAGATCCCAAGTGG GCTTAATGCCCCCCGAGCTCCAGATGTGACGCTGTTCTCGGCATTGATCGGTGACGCTTTTGCCATCGCCATTGTGGGCTATGCCATCAACATTTCTCTTGGTAAAACGTTTGCCCTCAAGCATGGCTACAAAGTGGATAGCAACCAG GAGCTGGTTGCTCTCGGACTTAGCAACACCATCGGCGGCTGTTTTCAGTGTTATTCCGTGACTTCTTCCctgtcgcggagcctcattcaggAGAGTACTGGGGGAAGAACACAA GTCGCAGGACTGATTTCTTCCATCATTGTTCTGATTACGGTCTTAAAAATTGGATCTCTTTTTGAAGCTCTCCCAAAG GCTGTCTTATCCACAATAGTGTTTGTGAACTTAAAAGGAATGTTTAAGCAGTTCTCTGATGTGCCTATGCTGTTCAAGACCAACAAGGTTGACTTG CTTGTGTGGCTGGTAACATTCACATCCACCATTCTACTCAACTTGGACCTGGGTTTGGCTGTCTCCATTGCCTTTTCTATGCTGACGGTTATCTTCCGAACCCAGCT ACCACGCTATTCAATCTTGGGCCAAGTACCAGCCACCAATTTATATCTGGATGTAGACACATACAAAGAG GCTAAAGAGATTCCCGGAATCAAAATTTTTCATTCTTCCGCAACTATCTATTACACCAATGCTGAGATGTACTTGGAGGCCTTACAAGAGAAG AGCGGCATTCAAATTGGAAAACTGCTGGcagcaaagaaaaaacaagATGCAACGCTGAAGCAGCAGGAGAAAAAGTCACACAAGAATGAAGCAAAGCATCAA caGAGTGCCAGTAATCTGTCCAATAACACATTCTCCTTGGAAGAGATCAAAATCACTGCAGCACCTAAAGAGAATTTTAAGCATGGTATACCCTTCACGACCGAATCTGCAGTGAATGGATTTGGTAAAGGCCACGTGAACCAGGCCTACCAATCCGACACAATGTCCGACTCCAATTGTGACATGGGAAGGTCGCAGTATTATGACAGCAACGCGCTGGCTTCGAAAGAGAGCCATGACAAGAAAGGACTCACCGATGCGCAGGTTCCTCACAGCATCATCTTGGACCTCTCAACAACTAACTTTGTGGACAGCGTCGCCGTGAAGACCTTGAAAAACGTACTCAG ATTTTCCAGAACCTAA